The following proteins are co-located in the Camelina sativa cultivar DH55 chromosome 12, Cs, whole genome shotgun sequence genome:
- the LOC109128045 gene encoding uncharacterized protein LOC109128045, with protein sequence MEENHRLQVIEEGPYADPGRYRRLVGRLVYLTVTCPDLTYVIHILAQFLKKPQVKHWEAALRVVHYLKGCPGQGILLTANTDLTLSSYCDADYQTCPRTRRSLSGYVILLGGSPIAWKIKKQKTVSLSSAEAEYRAMRYTTGELKWEHELLSYFGVRHDTAIPLFCDNQAALHIAANPFFHERTKHIDADCHFVRDALKAGLIATFKIHTSNQVADIFTKSLGGPPFSYLLRKLGIRDLHALT encoded by the coding sequence ATGGAAGAGAATCATCGGTTGCAAGTCATTGAAGAAGGTCCATATGCTGATCCAGGGCGATATCGTCGTCTTGTCGGACGCTTAGTGTATCTCACGGTTACATGTCCTGATCTTACTTATGTTATTCATATTCTTGCACAGTTTCTCAAGAAACCGCAGGTCAAACATTGGGAAGCAGCACTTCGGGTGGTTCACTATCTTAAAGGCTGTCCTGGACAAGGGATTTTGTTGACTGCTAATACTGATCTTACACTCTCTTCTTATTGTGATGCTGACTATCAGACCTGTCCTCGTACTCGCCGCTCATTGTCTGGTTATGTTATACTTCTAGGTGGGTCTCCTATTGCGTGGAaaataaagaagcaaaagacAGTTTCACTCTCTTCtgctgaagcagagtatcggGCGATGCGTTACACGACTGGTGAATTGAAGTGGGAACATGAACTTCTATCCTACTTTGGGGTTCGACATGATACTGCTATACCACTTTTCTGTGATAATCAAGCTGCTCTACATATTGCAGCAAACCCTTTTTTTCATGAGCGTACTAAGCACATTGATGCAGATTGCCATTTTGTACGAGACGCACTCAAGGCTGGGCTTATTGCGACCTTCAAGATACACACTTCCAACCAGGTTGCTGATATTTTCACTAAGTCTCTTGGCGGTCCACcattttcttatcttttgcGCAAGTTGGGCATTCGGGATCTTCATGCGCtaacttga
- the LOC109128164 gene encoding putative defensin-like protein 277 has protein sequence MCEQKIQLASLLLLICLIFPQSNGYIFDFEGQCVTVEDCNNICKSGEDPFWCILSGPNKGKCCCLKKDGFVIE, from the exons atGTGCGAACAAAAAATTCAACTTGCTTCTCTTCTATTACTTATTTGTCTCATTTTTCCTCAATCAAATGGTTATATTTTCGA CTTCGAAGGTCAATGTGTAACTGTTGAAGACTGCAACAACATATGCAAAAGCGGGGAAGATCCATTCTGGTGCATTCTTTCAGGCCCAAATAAAGGCAAATGTTGTTGTTTGAAGAAAGATGGTTTTGTAATAGAAtga